A single window of Leishmania infantum JPCM5 genome chromosome 35 DNA harbors:
- a CDS encoding putative cysteine peptidase, Clan CA, family C19, producing the protein MTTVAEKKSTESVDSFSDKGLFSSRALRLEPQAPSMQLSGSAEVTKASSSSTPIRSSASTTVKTVSALSIARLHAAPIPLRNFGATCYLNSVVQCLLCTPGLLRTLNIERQRIVREWEGRRRFEEKRKPDDAQRRSCAEHKAPATSSLIDLGTARPAHHIAVQQLLLSLKAACAECNNEFSSNGQKDAHEFLITLLGVIDKEVCRSKPGNQETFKDFEDEKKSDVYARWVSWMQQENDSTVYDFFGGITGCTVKCSSCELTSYRFEVLLHISLPISYRSRSQGGGTDIRLPVGELDGKAKPKGVAAVDELLREMFFSERGESLNGPMQVTCDRCKQLRDKRIWYSMEYWPPILVLHLKRFNNAGVKNETAVVFPYTFHPHRYVKYQLYGVCCHRGTCSSGHYTAYTYVQEDDKKAVVRKKAPTVAAFSDFYNPSLKGTQSDRIFSPQKLPRRGGVGIFGWFDGVSIGNGDNNARASSEALSHKGNGRADGKDRARSAGRTAKAGKWYLCNDKNITEVSAPDVLSMTKEAYILFYRRVDDGDVMVI; encoded by the coding sequence ATGACGACTGTGGCCGAGAAGAAAAGCACGGAAAGCGTCGACTCTTTTTCCGACAAAGGATTGTTTTCCTCTCGCGCACTGCGCCTCGAGCCTCAGGCTCCGTCGATGCAGCTTTCAGGATCTGCAGAGGTGACCAaggcgtcatcgtcgtcgacgccaATCCGTAGCAGTGCATCTACCACTGTGAAGACGGTGTCGGCGCTCTCCATCGCTCGACTGCACGCAGCGCCGATTCCGCTGCGCAATTTCGGTGCGACGTGCTATCTGAACTCGGTAGTGCAGTGCCTGCTATGCACACCTGGCCTGCTCCGCACGTTGAACATTGAACGTCAACGCATCGTGCGCGaatgggaggggaggcgccGCTTCGAGGAGAAGCGAAAGCCGGACGATGCCcaacggcgcagctgcgctgagCACAAGGCCCCGGCGACGTCTTCGCTGATTGATTTGGGCACCGCGCGCCCCGCGCACCACATCGCGGTTCAGCAGCTTCTTCTCAGTCTCAAGGCGGCTTGTGCGGAGTGTAACAATGAGTTTTCGTCTAATGGACAGAAAGACGCGCATGAGTTTCTCATCACGCTGCTGGGGGTGATCGACAAGGAGGTTTGCCGCAGCAAGCCAGGCAACCAGGAAACCTTCAAAGACTTTGAAGATGAGAAAAAGAGTGATGTGTACGCGCGATGGGTGAGCTGGATGCAGCAGGAAAACGACTCGACCGTGTACGACTTTTTCGGCGGAATCACCGGCTGCACCGTCAAGTGTTCTAGCTGCGAACTGACTTCCTACCGCTTTgaagtgctgctgcacatctCCTTGCCCATATCTTACCGTTCCCGCTCACAGGGCGGCGGAACCGACATCCGGTTGCCCGTTGGGGAGCTCGACGGCAAGGCGAAGCCTAAAGGGGTCGCTGCCGTTGACGAGTTGTTGCGCGAGATGTTCTTTAGCGAGCGTGGGGAGTCCCTGAATGGTCCGATGCAGGTGACGTGCGACCGCTGCAAGCAGCTGCGAGACAAACGCATATGGTATTCAATGGAGTATTGGCCGCCGATTCTGGTGCTTCATCTGAAGCGCTTCAACAATGCTGGAGTCAAGAAtgagacggcggtggtgtttCCGTACACGTTTCACCCGCACCGGTACGTCAAGTATCAGCTGTACGGTGtctgctgccaccgcggcacTTGCTCCTCCGGGCACTACACGGCGTACACGTACGTGCAGGAGGATGACAAGAAAGCAGTAGTGCGGAAAAAAGCCCCCACTGTTGCGGCGTTCTCCGATTTCTACAACCCCTCACTGAAAGGCACGCAAAGCGATCGCATCTTCAGCCCCCAGAAGCTCCCGCGCAGGGGTGGCGTCGGTATCTTCGGCTGGTTTGACGGCGTCAGCATAGGAAATGGCGACAATAATGCGCGGGCTAGTAGTGAGGCATTGAGCCACAAAGGAAACGGAAGGGCTGATGGAAAAGATCGGGCTCGTTCGGCAGGGAGGACGGCGAAGGCTGGCAAGTGGTATCTCTGCAACGACAAAAATATCACCGAGGTGTCGGCGCCGGACGTGCTGTCGATGACGAAGGAGGCATACATTCTTTTCTACCGGCGCGTTGATGATGGAGATGTGATGGTCATCTGA
- a CDS encoding putative phosphoinositide-binding protein: MAAGNSISVKVDVPSQVKGQGTLEMSYYIYPITMRLPGFMSDARFNRRYTDFETLRGQLCATYWYCIVPPIPEKESVQDKLGKLPRMVASAKETTASEGDLLEYRRISLRRFLQRLAYHPILGKSDLLQKFTNDNEWRQCTRDPVKPPRFIVSSSLEEIARSWAPSSSASGAGTQGSGGAAGGGGVSQTGAAYQLALTQEPVDEATWRATSEYIGELESNLKSMRNLLEALVDRHRRAASAVSNFAASFGLLAEGEEDAELRGAIEGVRDCGRKVADVYSKHADSESTRLVSTLSFYVGMCAAVRETLSHMFSARQYLRNLQKKGQELQASAMRAQSANQVQLQSELHFVNEQRAHLEEDLMGAEKTFSEEFILFHENKQYDAKDMLKKFGMLELSFSESMKQEWDALRPMLESLGT, translated from the coding sequence ATGGCCGCCGGCAACTCCATCTCTGTAAAGGTGGATGTGCCGTCCCAGGTGAAGGGCCAGGGCACTCTGGAGATGTCGTACTACATCTACCCCATCACGATGCGCTTGCCTGGCTTTATGAGCGATGCTCGGTTCAACCGGCGGTACACCGACTTTGAGActctgcgcggccagctgtgTGCGACCTACTGGTACTGCATTGTGCCACCCATTCCAGAGAAGGAGTCGGTGCAGGATAAGCTGGGAAAGCTGCCACGCATGGTGGCGTCGGCGAAGGAGACGACCGCCTCCGAGGGCGACCTGCTCGAGTACCGTCGTATCAGCCTGCGGCGCTTCCTGCAGCGGCTTGCCTACCACCCCATCCTGGGCAAGTCTGACCTTCTACAGAAGTTCACGAACGATAACGAGTGGCGCCAGTGCACTCGCGACCCGGTGAAGCCGCCTCGCTTTAtcgtgtcgtcgtcgctggaGGAGATCGCCAGATCATGGGCTCCGTCAAGCAGTGCCTCTGGCGCCGGTACTCAAGGtagcggtggcgctgccggggGTGGTGGCGTTAGCCAAACCGGAGCGGCGTATCAGTTGGCACTGACTCAAGAGCCAGTGGATGAGGCGACGTGGAGGGCGACAAGCGAGTACATTGGTGAGCTGGAGTCTAACCTCAAGAGCATGCGCAACCTGCTGGAGGCACTCGTGGATCGTcaccggcgcgccgcctccgccgtgagCAACTTCGCCGCCTCTTTTGGGCTGCTTGCGGAAGGCGAAGAGGATGccgagctgcgcggcgccatcgaAGGGGTGCGCGACTGCGGTCGCAAAGTGGCAGATGTCTACAGCAAACACGCTGACAGCGAGTCGACGCGGCTTGTCAGCACGTTAAGCTTTTACGTGGGTATGTGTGCCGCCGTGCGGGAGACTCTGAGCCACATGTTCAGCGCCCGCCAGTATCTGCGCAACTTGCAGAAGAAGGGCCAGGAACTGcaggcgtcggcgatgcgggCACAGTCGGCCAAccaggtgcagctgcagagcgagctgcaCTTCGTGAATGAGCAGCGGGCCCACCTCGAGGAAGACCTCATGGGCGCCGAGAAGACCTTCAGCGAGGAATTTATTCTCTTCCACGAAAACAAGCAATATGACGCCAAGGATATGCTGAAGAAGTTTGGCATGCTGGAGCTCAGCTTCTCTGAGTCGATGAAGCAGGAGTGGGACGCCCTGCGGCCAATGTTGGAGTCCCTTGGCACATAG